From Ancylobacter polymorphus, a single genomic window includes:
- a CDS encoding Crp/Fnr family transcriptional regulator has translation MLRELSLADASRRSCARGDELIRRRGRQEAQDGAPAGASAGGALPTEQHRLLPGYHTGDRKIEAGRDLFSLGWTGKSVFNLLDGWVAVYTLLEDGRRQIVQFALPGAILGILPSRRGPATIGAQALTDVTVAVIPVPVLTAHTRTEPEICQRLVRSLARDCSLAFDHLTSIGRRSARERVAHLLLELFTRYRAQWPGNHIEEMTLPLTQEQIGDATGLTFVHVNRVLSAMRKEGIVQFHYRRLRILNPDRLIEVAGVDPETAMGWLERRPWT, from the coding sequence GTGTTACGTGAATTGTCGTTGGCTGACGCGAGCCGCCGAAGCTGCGCGCGGGGCGATGAGTTGATACGGCGCCGCGGGCGCCAGGAGGCGCAGGACGGCGCGCCGGCAGGCGCGTCGGCCGGTGGAGCTTTGCCGACCGAGCAGCATCGTCTGCTTCCCGGCTACCACACGGGCGATCGCAAAATCGAAGCCGGCCGCGACCTGTTCAGCCTAGGGTGGACAGGCAAATCGGTTTTCAATCTGCTCGATGGCTGGGTAGCTGTTTATACTTTGTTGGAGGATGGGCGACGGCAGATCGTTCAGTTCGCGCTGCCGGGCGCGATCCTGGGGATTCTGCCGTCAAGACGAGGGCCCGCGACGATCGGCGCGCAGGCCTTAACGGATGTGACCGTAGCCGTCATTCCTGTCCCTGTCCTGACCGCCCATACCCGCACAGAACCGGAGATCTGCCAGCGGCTGGTGCGGTCGCTGGCACGCGATTGCAGCCTCGCCTTCGATCATCTGACGAGCATCGGACGGCGGTCGGCCCGCGAGCGGGTTGCGCACCTGCTCCTCGAGCTGTTCACGCGCTACCGCGCACAATGGCCGGGCAATCATATTGAGGAGATGACGCTCCCGCTGACGCAGGAACAGATCGGTGATGCAACGGGGCTCACGTTCGTCCACGTCAACCGCGTGCTCAGCGCGATGCGCAAGGAGGGTATCGTTCAATTCCACTATCGTCGATTGCGAATACTGAACCCAGATCGACTTATCGAGGTCGCCGGCGTGGACCCCGAAACGGCGATGGGCTGGCTCGAGCGCCGACCGTGGACGTAG
- a CDS encoding single-stranded DNA-binding protein has protein sequence MRTTNLFIVRGFVGQAPKAFNKAAKVNVATDRAWTDTKGERHEETDWVTVTVLNEKAAAWVIANVAKGDAVYAECRIADGSYKKDGETVYTTDIIANVFHKLDLGARDDAAA, from the coding sequence ATGCGAACCACAAATCTTTTCATCGTCCGCGGTTTTGTGGGACAGGCGCCGAAGGCGTTCAACAAGGCCGCCAAGGTCAATGTCGCGACCGATCGCGCTTGGACCGATACCAAGGGCGAACGACACGAAGAGACCGACTGGGTGACCGTCACCGTCCTCAATGAAAAGGCTGCGGCCTGGGTCATCGCCAACGTTGCGAAGGGCGATGCCGTCTATGCGGAATGCCGGATCGCCGACGGCTCCTATAAGAAGGACGGCGAGACGGTCTATACCACCGACATCATCGCCAACGTCTTCCACAAGCTCGACCTCGGTGCACGCGACGATGCGGCGGCATGA
- the ppk2 gene encoding polyphosphate kinase 2 → MGKKDKRDAASKALRELQVDLSRLQKHVIKSGKKVLVLFEGRDASGKDGTIKRIVEHLSPRDTRVVALGKPSDRDQRSWYFQRWVPNLPAGGEIVLFNRSWYNRAGVERVMGFCSDEDYEEFLTTAPLFEQLLAHCGVTIVKYYLDISRSEQKRRLKERRDDPLKQWKLSPIDDAATKHWDDYSTARNEMLARTHTPFAPWTMVRADDKSEARLNVIRDLLTRFEFGGKDRARDLPDPNVVFPYDKAALTNGQIAS, encoded by the coding sequence ATGGGCAAGAAGGACAAGCGCGACGCCGCGAGCAAAGCACTTCGCGAGCTCCAGGTTGACCTGTCGCGGCTCCAAAAGCATGTCATTAAATCCGGCAAGAAGGTTCTGGTGCTCTTTGAGGGACGAGACGCCTCCGGCAAGGACGGAACGATAAAGCGGATCGTCGAGCATCTCAGCCCACGCGACACGCGTGTTGTCGCCTTGGGCAAGCCGTCTGACAGAGATCAGAGATCCTGGTATTTTCAACGTTGGGTTCCGAACCTCCCTGCCGGCGGAGAGATCGTGCTGTTCAATCGCAGCTGGTACAACCGTGCCGGGGTCGAGCGGGTTATGGGCTTCTGCAGCGACGAGGACTATGAAGAATTCCTGACGACAGCACCACTCTTCGAGCAGTTGCTCGCCCATTGCGGCGTCACCATTGTCAAATACTATTTGGATATCTCGCGGAGTGAACAGAAACGTCGGCTGAAAGAGCGACGAGATGACCCACTGAAGCAGTGGAAGCTCAGTCCCATCGACGACGCTGCGACAAAGCACTGGGATGATTATAGTACAGCCCGCAATGAAATGCTGGCCCGAACGCATACGCCCTTCGCGCCGTGGACTATGGTCCGCGCAGACGACAAATCGGAGGCCCGCCTTAACGTCATCCGTGATCTTTTGACGCGTTTCGAATTCGGCGGAAAGGATCGTGCGCGCGACCTCCCCGACCCGAATGTCGTATTTCCCTATGACAAAGCGGCGCTGACGAACGGCCAGATCGCGTCGTGA
- a CDS encoding VirB4 family type IV secretion system protein: MVTRALLDELTFGAVSRRERPVASHVPYTRHVDDHILKTRDGLVLTVLKLDGYSFETSDMSEVNARLLGRNDIVRTLANSRFALAAHIVRREVQPRIASTFDNALCREIDERYDASLSKRRMFVNDIYLTIVRRPLQGQAGTFDVVMTKALGRKDEAGESVAIQTALNELRDAATAVRENLSAYGARQLGVVRRGGIWFSEPLEFLVQILNGGLPRPMHLPRMDLADALSTKRLFFGRNAIEVRGASRDDTRFGAMISIREYPAQSGPGSFDNLLRVPHEFIATQTFAIVDRPVAAKQIDRVSRQVDMSDEAGSIVAEHLDEARDELLASEAIYGEHHMTVMCLGRDLAEVGAAVTAVGAALTDRSVIWVREDLNCEPAFWSQLPGNFAYIARKAVISSKNFAGFASLHNYPSGRPDGNHWGPAISVFETTSQTAYYYNHHVRDIGNFTVVGPTGSGKTVFLSFIAAQTQRIEPRPKLVFVDKDRGAEIFIRALGGQYEALVPGEPTGFNPLSLPDSAANREFLYQLFAFMLRPAKGGDLSASEEQVIRNAIGAALSAGPDGRTLKAFSTLLRGRIRAGEGDLLARLESWMRPDQRGWLFNNDEDQFSISSIFGFDMTRVLDDPVIRTAALMYIFHRTEELLTGDPVMIFLDEGWRLLDDEVFAFFIRDKLKTIRKQNGIIGFGTQSAADIVRSRASNTLIEQTSTNIFFPNPKADDESYRQAFRLSGREVDWIRSTVPERRSFLIKHGRDSVVARLNLSSMPDLIKVLSGRTETVAELDALRARVGDDPAVWLPIFLGRDPS, from the coding sequence ATGGTCACTCGCGCCCTTCTCGACGAGCTGACCTTCGGCGCCGTCTCCCGCCGCGAGCGGCCGGTTGCGTCGCACGTTCCCTATACCCGGCACGTCGACGACCATATCCTGAAAACGCGTGACGGCCTGGTTCTCACGGTGCTGAAGCTCGACGGCTATTCGTTCGAGACATCCGACATGAGCGAGGTCAACGCCCGTCTGCTCGGCCGCAACGATATCGTCCGCACGCTCGCCAACTCGCGCTTCGCGCTCGCGGCGCACATCGTCCGGCGCGAGGTGCAACCCCGGATCGCGTCGACCTTTGACAATGCGTTGTGCCGCGAGATCGACGAGCGTTACGACGCCTCGCTGTCGAAGCGCCGGATGTTCGTGAACGACATCTATCTCACGATAGTGCGCCGTCCGCTCCAGGGCCAGGCCGGGACCTTCGACGTCGTGATGACGAAGGCGCTCGGCCGCAAGGATGAGGCGGGCGAGTCGGTGGCCATTCAGACCGCCCTCAACGAGCTGCGAGACGCGGCGACCGCCGTTCGCGAGAACCTGTCCGCCTACGGCGCGCGCCAACTGGGCGTCGTGCGGCGGGGCGGCATCTGGTTCTCCGAGCCGCTGGAATTCCTCGTGCAGATCCTGAACGGCGGCCTGCCGCGGCCGATGCACCTGCCCCGGATGGACCTCGCCGACGCGCTCTCCACGAAGCGCCTCTTCTTCGGCCGCAACGCCATCGAGGTCCGCGGCGCCAGCCGTGACGACACGCGGTTCGGCGCGATGATCTCGATCCGGGAATATCCGGCGCAAAGCGGTCCCGGTTCGTTCGACAATCTCCTGCGGGTTCCGCACGAATTCATAGCCACCCAGACCTTCGCCATCGTCGATCGACCGGTCGCCGCCAAACAGATCGACCGCGTGTCGCGGCAAGTCGATATGTCCGACGAGGCCGGTTCGATCGTCGCCGAGCACCTTGACGAGGCCCGGGACGAATTGCTGGCGTCCGAGGCCATCTATGGCGAGCACCATATGACGGTGATGTGCCTCGGCCGCGATCTCGCCGAGGTGGGCGCGGCGGTGACGGCGGTCGGCGCCGCACTGACCGATCGGTCGGTGATCTGGGTGCGCGAGGACCTAAACTGCGAGCCGGCGTTCTGGTCGCAGCTGCCGGGCAATTTCGCCTATATCGCCCGCAAGGCTGTGATCTCGTCGAAAAACTTCGCCGGCTTCGCCTCGCTGCACAACTATCCGAGCGGGCGGCCCGACGGCAACCACTGGGGGCCCGCAATCTCGGTCTTCGAGACCACGTCGCAGACGGCGTACTATTACAATCATCACGTCCGTGACATCGGCAATTTCACCGTGGTTGGGCCGACCGGGTCGGGCAAGACCGTGTTCCTGTCGTTCATCGCGGCGCAGACGCAACGCATCGAGCCACGCCCCAAGCTCGTCTTCGTCGACAAGGATCGTGGCGCCGAGATCTTCATTCGCGCCCTCGGTGGCCAGTATGAAGCGCTCGTCCCCGGCGAACCCACCGGATTCAATCCGCTGTCGTTGCCCGACTCGGCTGCGAACCGTGAGTTTCTGTATCAACTGTTCGCTTTCATGCTGCGCCCGGCCAAGGGCGGTGATCTCAGCGCGTCCGAGGAGCAGGTGATCCGAAACGCAATCGGAGCGGCGCTTTCAGCCGGGCCGGACGGGCGGACGCTGAAGGCTTTTTCGACGTTGCTGCGCGGTCGCATCCGGGCGGGGGAGGGGGATCTCCTCGCACGCTTGGAAAGTTGGATGCGTCCGGATCAGCGGGGATGGCTGTTCAACAATGATGAGGATCAGTTCTCGATTTCGAGCATCTTCGGTTTCGACATGACGCGGGTTCTCGATGATCCTGTCATCCGAACCGCCGCGCTCATGTACATCTTCCACCGCACCGAGGAGTTGCTCACGGGCGATCCGGTGATGATCTTTCTTGATGAAGGCTGGCGGCTGCTCGACGACGAGGTCTTTGCCTTCTTCATCCGCGATAAACTGAAGACGATCCGCAAGCAGAACGGCATCATCGGCTTCGGCACGCAATCTGCGGCCGATATTGTCCGCTCACGCGCGTCCAACACGCTGATCGAGCAGACCAGCACGAACATCTTCTTTCCGAATCCCAAAGCCGATGACGAGAGCTATCGTCAGGCTTTCCGCCTTTCGGGCCGCGAGGTCGACTGGATTCGCAGCACCGTGCCCGAAAGACGGTCCTTCCTGATCAAGCACGGCCGGGACAGCGTCGTGGCCCGGCTGAACCTGTCGAGCATGCCCGACCTCATCAAGGTGCTGTCCGGTCGTACCGAGACCGTGGCCGAGCTCGACGCGCTGCGGGCGCGCGTTGGCGACGATCCAGCGGTGTGGCTGCCGATCTTCCTGGGGAGAGACCCTTCATGA
- a CDS encoding acyl-homoserine-lactone synthase, whose amino-acid sequence MLMVIPGSDVSRHPALMNRAHRFRHGVFVEEKGWEELRQPDGCERDQFDDAYAVHHICLRGEEIVGYQRLLPTTRPHLLTNVLTDLCRRAPPRGPRIFEWTRFCVAQGHREMRPRGDSPFLELAQGVVEWGAANRVDTVTVAIDWRLMVIAMQLRFFVRPLGFPKRVGRDEVVALRMSFNRETLTAIQAARGCTDPVLPTACWPSAA is encoded by the coding sequence ATGCTCATGGTCATCCCCGGTTCGGACGTCAGTCGGCACCCCGCCCTGATGAACCGCGCCCACCGATTCCGTCACGGCGTCTTCGTCGAGGAGAAGGGCTGGGAGGAGCTGCGTCAACCCGATGGTTGCGAGCGTGACCAGTTCGACGACGCATATGCCGTTCATCATATCTGCCTGCGCGGCGAAGAGATTGTGGGTTATCAGCGCCTGCTGCCGACCACCCGTCCGCACCTGCTGACGAACGTGCTGACGGACCTTTGCCGGCGCGCACCGCCCCGCGGCCCGCGCATCTTCGAGTGGACGCGCTTTTGTGTTGCGCAAGGCCACCGCGAAATGCGGCCGCGCGGCGATAGTCCTTTCCTCGAGCTCGCGCAGGGAGTCGTCGAATGGGGGGCGGCGAACCGGGTCGACACCGTCACCGTCGCGATCGACTGGCGCCTTATGGTGATCGCCATGCAGCTCCGCTTTTTTGTGAGACCGCTCGGGTTTCCCAAACGGGTCGGCCGAGACGAGGTCGTGGCGCTGCGCATGTCATTCAATCGCGAAACGTTGACGGCGATTCAAGCGGCACGCGGGTGCACCGATCCGGTTCTACCAACTGCGTGCTGGCCGTCGGCTGCGTGA
- a CDS encoding TrbC/VirB2 family protein produces the protein MIRWISRAPLALSLLALSAVGAAAQSGGTLQPVQSTLTQLVQALTGPIATALATLAVIACGLFAWSGRLTWGIAGSVIFGIVLVFGSAQIVQFFQSAVGQ, from the coding sequence ATGATACGCTGGATCTCGCGCGCTCCGCTCGCTCTCAGCTTGCTTGCGCTCAGCGCCGTTGGCGCCGCTGCACAGTCCGGCGGCACGCTGCAGCCGGTGCAATCGACGCTGACGCAGTTGGTTCAGGCTTTGACAGGCCCGATCGCCACCGCGCTGGCGACGCTTGCCGTCATCGCCTGCGGATTGTTCGCCTGGTCCGGTCGTCTGACCTGGGGCATCGCCGGCAGCGTCATTTTCGGCATCGTCCTGGTGTTCGGCTCGGCGCAGATCGTCCAATTCTTCCAGTCGGCGGTCGGCCAATGA
- a CDS encoding type IV secretion system protein gives MANNFNITSLLQSVDQLGQNYVSTAYQALANAATSGGTTGVAGLLLTLYVIFWGVGIWQGTASGGPSDHAFRLFRAVMIYVLATRWGEFQTFVYTVLNDGPSAIGNALLSAVTSANNTGTSANLTSVNAVQSALQNMWDTTNSATEAFLQNAGITNWGPYIFAAVFYVVMAILIGFAIFLIVLSKMFMWLLLALAPLFIILLLFGVTSRFFSGWMSSLVQYFLVQVLVYAFLAFYVSLIQQSIDTLNGVANSKSATWATIGPVVLLAIIGILLVSQINNMAAAIAGGVPIFAPRLGAVLATASGYRMGAAANRARLALRNPFNPASLSRREELASRQRARVGLRSASWAQSAEFRRLADQLRNSGAPPAQSGGGRP, from the coding sequence ATGGCCAACAACTTCAATATCACCTCGCTGCTGCAATCGGTCGATCAGCTGGGCCAGAATTACGTTTCGACGGCCTATCAGGCCCTCGCGAACGCGGCTACATCGGGTGGGACGACCGGCGTCGCCGGCCTGCTTCTGACGCTATACGTGATCTTCTGGGGTGTTGGAATCTGGCAGGGCACGGCCAGTGGCGGCCCGTCGGATCACGCCTTCCGGCTGTTTCGCGCGGTGATGATTTATGTCCTGGCGACGCGCTGGGGCGAATTCCAGACCTTCGTCTATACGGTCTTGAATGACGGCCCCTCGGCCATCGGCAACGCGCTCCTCAGCGCGGTCACGTCCGCCAACAACACCGGTACTTCGGCGAATCTGACCTCGGTCAACGCGGTTCAGTCGGCGTTGCAGAATATGTGGGACACTACCAATAGCGCGACGGAGGCATTTCTCCAGAATGCCGGCATCACCAATTGGGGCCCCTACATCTTCGCCGCCGTGTTCTATGTGGTCATGGCGATCTTGATCGGTTTTGCCATCTTCTTGATCGTTCTGTCGAAGATGTTCATGTGGCTGCTGCTCGCGCTGGCACCGTTGTTCATTATCCTGCTCCTGTTCGGCGTCACGTCGCGTTTCTTCAGCGGTTGGATGAGCTCGCTCGTGCAGTATTTCCTCGTGCAGGTGCTGGTCTATGCCTTTCTCGCCTTCTATGTCTCGCTGATCCAGCAATCGATCGACACGCTGAATGGCGTTGCCAACAGCAAGTCGGCGACCTGGGCGACGATCGGGCCGGTGGTGCTGCTCGCTATCATCGGCATCCTGCTGGTGAGCCAGATCAACAACATGGCGGCTGCGATCGCTGGCGGCGTTCCGATCTTCGCACCCCGGTTGGGCGCGGTGCTGGCCACCGCTTCGGGTTACCGGATGGGAGCGGCCGCCAACCGTGCGCGCCTCGCCCTTCGCAACCCGTTCAACCCTGCCTCGCTATCACGGCGCGAAGAATTGGCCTCCCGGCAGAGAGCGCGTGTCGGCCTCCGCTCTGCGAGCTGGGCGCAATCCGCAGAGTTTCGTCGGCTTGCTGACCAGCTCCGCAACTCCGGCGCACCGCCGGCGCAGAGCGGGGGAGGGCGGCCATGA
- a CDS encoding RNA polymerase sigma factor — protein sequence MASNSHQDDVPASRGVEDHEAAKPHDRAVQSALVEAQKQILQFLQRRLGDRDAADEVLQRFSLRALERASQLHDVRMVRGWLGRILATTIVDYQRETARRRRREIVVDQAEVENHPVDEELDAAICNCLYRLLPTLKAEYADIIWRADILGEPRNRLAESLGTSLNNLTVRLHRGRQALRKRLEEMCRTCPVHGFLDCHCEKGEQTQAFADAKAKTTP from the coding sequence ATGGCGTCAAACAGCCACCAAGACGACGTGCCAGCGTCCCGCGGTGTCGAGGATCATGAAGCTGCAAAGCCTCACGACCGCGCCGTGCAGAGCGCTCTGGTCGAAGCCCAAAAGCAAATCCTTCAGTTCCTCCAGCGGCGCCTCGGCGATCGCGACGCGGCAGACGAGGTCTTGCAGCGCTTCTCACTACGGGCACTCGAACGCGCATCTCAGCTCCACGATGTTCGAATGGTGCGCGGCTGGTTGGGCCGCATCCTCGCGACAACGATCGTCGACTACCAACGAGAGACGGCACGCCGCCGCCGCCGCGAAATCGTAGTCGATCAGGCTGAGGTCGAGAACCACCCCGTCGATGAGGAGCTCGACGCGGCGATCTGCAACTGTCTTTATCGCCTATTGCCGACGCTGAAGGCAGAATACGCCGACATCATCTGGCGCGCCGATATTCTCGGAGAACCGAGGAACCGTTTGGCGGAGAGTTTGGGGACGTCGTTGAACAATCTGACCGTGCGATTGCATCGCGGCCGACAGGCGTTGCGCAAACGTCTCGAAGAGATGTGCCGGACGTGTCCGGTGCATGGCTTCTTGGATTGCCATTGCGAAAAAGGCGAACAAACGCAAGCGTTCGCCGATGCCAAGGCCAAGACCACCCCATAA
- a CDS encoding DUF2933 domain-containing protein, whose amino-acid sequence MQPHTDHLNQEPQRPSRFSAANIALYGFLAIAAFYLITEHSAHLLGWLPFLLILACPLLHVFMHGKHGGHGGDQNTPTSPPGQSPHQH is encoded by the coding sequence ATGCAACCACACACCGACCACCTGAACCAAGAGCCACAGCGGCCGAGCCGCTTCAGCGCGGCGAACATTGCACTCTACGGCTTTCTGGCGATCGCCGCATTCTACCTGATCACGGAACATAGCGCGCATCTTCTGGGCTGGCTGCCCTTTCTTCTCATCCTTGCATGCCCGCTCCTGCATGTGTTCATGCACGGCAAACACGGCGGGCATGGCGGTGACCAAAATACCCCGACGTCGCCACCTGGCCAATCCCCGCACCAGCATTGA
- a CDS encoding lytic transglycosylase domain-containing protein: MARRIAVIALGMAVACAGANAQDAATLPRVATVDASGRVLPLDPSRFRLDAAAPGPTACANAQAMAPDEARALVARIATEEQFSPDFVQSVAKNESRYNSIALSEKGAFGLMQLLPQTADRFKVDLCDPADNVRGGIRFLRSLQDKYKNLFFVLAAYNAGEEAVAKSRGVPPYPETVRFVAQVINDFNSWPTPGGDPRASAQPDVVEMAPRADAGRQRAGRQWNDGFVMHVD, from the coding sequence ATGGCGAGACGAATCGCGGTAATCGCATTGGGGATGGCGGTGGCTTGCGCTGGGGCGAACGCCCAGGATGCCGCGACCTTGCCGCGGGTCGCGACCGTCGATGCGTCCGGCCGGGTCCTTCCGCTCGACCCCTCGCGTTTCCGCCTCGATGCCGCCGCGCCTGGGCCCACCGCATGTGCTAACGCACAGGCGATGGCGCCAGACGAAGCGCGAGCTCTGGTGGCCCGCATCGCGACGGAAGAGCAGTTCTCGCCCGACTTCGTCCAATCGGTGGCGAAAAACGAAAGCCGCTACAACTCGATCGCGCTGTCGGAAAAGGGCGCCTTCGGCCTGATGCAGTTGCTTCCACAGACCGCGGATCGGTTCAAAGTCGACCTCTGCGATCCCGCCGATAACGTGCGTGGCGGCATTCGCTTCCTGCGCAGCCTCCAGGACAAATACAAGAATTTGTTCTTTGTTCTCGCCGCTTACAACGCCGGCGAAGAAGCCGTCGCCAAGAGTCGCGGCGTTCCTCCCTATCCTGAGACGGTGCGCTTCGTCGCTCAGGTCATCAACGACTTCAACAGCTGGCCGACTCCTGGCGGCGACCCGCGCGCGTCAGCACAGCCGGATGTCGTCGAGATGGCTCCTAGGGCCGACGCGGGGCGCCAACGCGCGGGAAGGCAGTGGAATGATGGCTTCGTCATGCACGTCGATTGA
- a CDS encoding type IV secretion system protein VirB3, which translates to MTEAELDDPLITPLVKALTRAPTLMGVPYMYFMFNGVVSSVCFLVTHNLFMLLVAIPLHLFGYVMTLRDDRIFEILFVRSTKCPPRARSFWGADSYAP; encoded by the coding sequence ATGACGGAAGCCGAGCTCGACGATCCACTCATCACGCCGCTGGTCAAGGCGCTCACCCGAGCGCCGACGCTGATGGGCGTGCCGTACATGTATTTCATGTTCAACGGGGTGGTCTCGAGCGTGTGCTTCCTAGTCACCCACAATCTCTTCATGCTGCTGGTCGCGATCCCGCTGCATCTGTTCGGCTATGTGATGACCCTCCGCGACGATCGGATCTTCGAGATCCTGTTCGTCCGCTCGACAAAATGCCCGCCACGCGCACGCTCCTTCTGGGGCGCTGATAGCTACGCTCCGTGA
- a CDS encoding nuclease — protein sequence MRRHDGLLLTIALLAVAMMTAAEAQSADRKDGVYAPQAPLQSRPLRVEVIDGVRFRDIETDEVYRLYGIDTCAPGQTARLGRQPWPCGTMAISWLVTATLNAWLACNTLRKEASEHLVRCATAGHPDIAADMLRAGVAVALPGTEQDPPVRVYIRAEQDARKAFRGLWSSTFQMPWEWRANHPTTLPLARSEATP from the coding sequence ATGCGGCGGCATGACGGCCTGCTGCTCACGATCGCGCTCCTGGCAGTCGCTATGATGACCGCGGCTGAGGCGCAGTCCGCCGATCGGAAGGACGGCGTCTATGCGCCGCAGGCGCCGCTTCAATCGCGGCCATTGCGGGTCGAAGTCATCGACGGAGTGCGTTTCCGCGATATTGAGACAGACGAAGTCTACCGACTCTACGGCATTGATACCTGCGCGCCCGGCCAAACCGCACGCCTGGGCAGACAGCCCTGGCCGTGCGGGACGATGGCGATCTCGTGGCTCGTTACGGCGACGCTGAATGCCTGGCTCGCCTGCAACACATTGCGGAAGGAGGCATCAGAACACCTGGTGCGTTGCGCCACGGCTGGCCATCCCGACATCGCCGCCGACATGCTCCGGGCCGGTGTTGCCGTGGCGCTTCCCGGCACGGAGCAGGATCCGCCCGTCCGGGTATACATCCGAGCCGAGCAGGATGCGCGGAAAGCCTTTCGCGGGCTTTGGTCGAGCACGTTCCAGATGCCGTGGGAGTGGCGTGCCAACCATCCGACGACGCTGCCACTCGCACGCTCCGAGGCAACGCCATGA
- a CDS encoding type IV secretion system protein encodes MHTILALVAVIVTAQLSPAWAQVPVIDNANLQKAQEIATSTQKILTADQQIMQFTQKTLQAVTGDRSSQAQGTLAQMALGGGFSMAQAPSLGSVISGGALSFAGMGSNSQNIVSTLINGLQLVQTITGLTSGQSHPVDTAYKSSVNVAATLSGLINSTQSAVQQRSSAFKQGGQQIGQAQDLKGSIDQNTQVQVQTGLTINELNGVANNAAAAANQANLDRIAAESAAARAMKFTQ; translated from the coding sequence ATGCACACCATCCTTGCCCTCGTCGCCGTCATCGTGACCGCCCAATTGTCGCCAGCGTGGGCGCAAGTCCCGGTCATCGACAACGCCAACCTGCAAAAGGCCCAGGAGATCGCAACCAGCACCCAGAAAATCCTGACCGCCGATCAGCAGATCATGCAGTTCACCCAGAAGACGCTGCAAGCGGTGACGGGCGATCGCTCGTCCCAGGCGCAAGGAACCCTCGCACAAATGGCCCTCGGCGGCGGCTTCTCCATGGCGCAGGCGCCCTCCCTCGGATCGGTGATCTCGGGCGGGGCGCTGTCCTTCGCCGGCATGGGCTCGAATTCGCAGAACATCGTGTCGACGCTGATCAATGGCCTGCAGCTCGTACAGACGATCACCGGTCTCACCAGCGGGCAGAGCCATCCCGTGGACACGGCTTACAAGAGTTCGGTGAACGTCGCCGCTACCCTCTCCGGCCTTATCAATTCGACACAGAGCGCGGTGCAGCAGCGTTCGAGCGCTTTCAAGCAGGGAGGCCAGCAGATCGGCCAGGCGCAGGATCTGAAAGGCAGCATCGATCAGAACACCCAGGTCCAGGTTCAAACAGGTTTGACGATCAATGAGCTGAACGGTGTTGCGAACAACGCAGCAGCCGCGGCGAACCAGGCCAATCTCGATCGCATCGCGGCGGAGTCGGCTGCGGCTCGCGCCATGAAGTTCACCCAGTAA
- a CDS encoding thermonuclease family protein, with amino-acid sequence MGGASLFAGILALPLTATVVTAQPASSWFPVPADAIYLTGDSWSDGDRTYRLYGVQACLRGTSFTNGHGLKRDCGEASLAMLVALVRDLRPQCYDAAESPQLRTVFVFCLASPNKGAAAGSRIDLGTALISTGFAFSALKPDGQPVHAPYFVAQLVAQRSKVGLWAFADVPDPNAIILRALRQPLAAPGTGRSDGKEATP; translated from the coding sequence ATGGGCGGGGCATCGCTGTTCGCCGGGATTTTGGCCCTGCCACTCACCGCAACAGTGGTGACGGCTCAACCCGCGTCGTCCTGGTTTCCAGTTCCAGCGGACGCCATCTATCTGACAGGCGACAGCTGGTCGGACGGCGATCGGACCTACCGCCTTTATGGCGTCCAGGCCTGCCTGCGTGGCACGAGCTTCACGAATGGGCATGGCCTCAAGCGTGACTGCGGTGAGGCCTCGCTTGCCATGCTGGTCGCGCTGGTGCGCGATCTGAGACCGCAGTGCTATGATGCGGCCGAGTCGCCGCAACTGCGAACCGTTTTCGTGTTCTGCCTGGCCAGCCCGAACAAAGGGGCTGCAGCGGGTTCGCGCATCGATCTCGGCACCGCTTTGATCTCGACCGGATTTGCGTTCTCGGCATTGAAGCCGGACGGACAACCGGTCCATGCGCCGTACTTCGTGGCCCAACTCGTCGCGCAGCGATCCAAGGTTGGATTGTGGGCTTTTGCCGATGTTCCCGATCCGAACGCGATCATCTTGCGCGCCCTAAGGCAGCCCCTGGCCGCGCCCGGGACCGGGAGGTCCGACGGGAAAGAAGCGACGCCATAG